TCTACCTCGATGTTGATTCTGGAACTCTGGCAGCCACTGGTTCTGATGTGACCGTAACGGCAGATGGAAAGGAAGCCAATCACACCGCAGCAGGGAACGGGAAGCGCAGCTGGAATCTGCAATGGACCGCCGGTAGCGCAGACTCCACGGTCTTCACCCTGCGAGTCAACTCAGTCAATGGCGATGGTCAACCCAATCTAGGAGATGAAGATAGATGGAACAAAATTACAGTCACATACAACAGCGATGGAACGACAGGTATCAAGCTGGCCGAGAAAGGATGGGAAGCTCCCGAGAAAATGCTCGAATGGGAGTTGACACTGGTGCTGCTCTGTCTGGCGGGAATCACAGGCTATACCATGCGCAAGGTCACCCGCGGCCGGAGGAGGGAGTAATTCATGGCTTCAGACAAGCTTGATGGTGCCCGCTGGTTCCGCGTTGCTCCCGAATCACGAACCTGGGAGCAGTTCTACCGCGACCGCTGGTCATACGATCGCACAGTCCGTACCAGTCACAGCGTTAATTGTTCAGGCTCCTGCTCATGGGAAGTTTTCGTCAAGGATGGGCTTATCTGCTGGGAACTGCAGAAAACCGACTGGCCCCAAATCAATGATGAAACGCCCAATTACGAACCGCGCGGTTGCCAGAGAGGTATCTCGGCCTCCTGGTATCCTTACTCACCTCTGCGCCCGAAGTACCCGTACGTCAGAGGAGTGCTGTGGGATTACTATCAAGAAGCGCGCAGCAATGGTCAGAACCCGGCGGCAGCCTGGGCTTCGATTGTTGACGACCCTGTAAAATCCGAGACATACAAGAATGCACGGGGCAAGGCAGGGTGGAAACGCGTCACCTGGGACGAGGCTGCTGAGCTTGCCGCTGCGGCCCAGATTCATACTATCAAACGCTACGGCCCGGACCATCTCGCTGCTTTTTCACCGATTCCTGCAATGAGCATGGTTTCGTTCATTGGAGGTCAGCGCTGGAATAACCTGATGGGGGGCGTGATGCTCTCATTCTACGAGTGGTACCACGACTTGCCACATATCATGCCAATGATGTGGGGGGACCAGACCGATGTAGCCGAGAGTGCCGACTGGTATCAGGGGACCTACTGGATAGTCATGGGCTCCAACTTGCCGATGACCAGGACTGCAGACGCTCACTTCGCTTCCGAACACAAGTACAATGGCGGCAAGATTACCAACCTCTCACCCGATTACTCGGATGTTACTAAGTTTGCCGATCTCTGGGTACAGATTAAGGAAGGGAGAGACGGTGCTTTCCTTAACGCTTGCATCCATGTGATTCTGAAGGAATACTATGTCGACCGGCAGTGTGAATACTTTCATGACTACGTTAAACGATACACCAATCTTCCTTTCTTGGTAGTGCTGGACAAAGAAGACAAAGTGTATCGTAACGGTCGGTTCCTGCGCGCCTCCGATATCAAAGCGTTTGTGGATGAGGAACACGGTGAATGGAAACCACTGCAGATGGATTCGAACGGTAAGTTGAAGATACCCACTGGTACCGTTGGCCACCGCTGGGAACAGGAAACCGAGGGGCGCTGGAACCTGACTCACCAGGATTCGTTGACTGGCAAGGATTACGACCCGGCCCTGACACTGCTTGGAAGCAAAAAGGCCAAGGAAGTACAAGTAGCATTTTCTGACTTTACCAATACCTACGACGAACTGGGACAGACCGAGAACACGGGAAACCCAGCGATTGATCGCTATCGCGGAGTTCCTGCAGTGGAAGTCGAGACAGCCGAAGGGAAATTGCTGGTAACTACTGCATTTGACCTTTTGATGGGTCAGTTTGGAGTTAACCGAGGCCTCTCTGGCGACTATCCAAAGGATTACGACGACCCAGAACAACCTTTCACGCCAGCTTGGCAGGAACAGGAGACTGGCGTCAGTCGGGATTTAGCTATCCGAGTCGGGAGGGAGTGGGCAGATAACGCTGAAGCGACAAAGGGAAAATCACTCTTCATCACTGGTTCAGGCATCCTGCACTGGTACCACGGCGGTTCTCTCATCTACCGTGCTGAGGCGGTGATGGGGATTATCTGCGGTTGCCAGGGCAATAATGGTGGCGGTTTCGCCCACTATGTCGGGACCGAGAAGATTCGTAATTACGCAGCCATTGGAATGCTCGGCGGTGCAACAGACTGGTACCGCCCGCCACGGCATCAGAATTCTACCTCTTGGCAGTACTTCCACACCGACCAGTGGCGCTACGACGGAATGCCACTCGATGCACTCTGGTCTCCTGGTGCGAAGTCACTGCCGAAGCATGGTCAGCACTCCGCCGACCTGAATCACCTGGCAGTGCGCAGCGGCTGGCTCCCATTCTTTCCGCAGTTTGACAAGAAAAATCCACTTGATGTGTACAAAGAAGCTGTTGCAGATGGTTGCAAAACCGATGCGGAAATCACCTCTTGGGTTGCGAGACAGTTCAAAGACGGCAAGATGGACTTCGCTCTGACTGACGTTGATCACAAGGATAACCATCCCAAAGTACTCACCATCTGGCGTGGCAACCTCTTCGGTACCAGCACGCGTGGTCAGGAGTATGGCCAGCGATATCTGCTCGGAACGCATGACAATGTGCTCGGTGGAGAACGCTCCAAGGAGATGGTGGAGGAAATAAAGTGGCATGACCAAGTTGATGCCGGCAAGCTGGATTTGGTGGTAAATTTCAACCTGCGCATGGATTCTTCGGCCAACTATGCTGACATTGTCCTGCCGACCGCCCACTGGTATGAGAAACATGACTTGACCTGCAGCGACCTGCACTCCTTCCTGCATCCTTTCAATCCGGCGCATGATCCACCGTGGGAGTGTAAAACTGACTGGGAAGGGTTCAAAGTACTGGCAAAGAAGTTCAGTGAACTGGCGGCTGACGAATTCGAAGGACCTGTGAAAGAGGTGGTGATGACCGCGCTCCAGACAGATACACCTGATGAGATGGCACAGCCGCTAGGTAGAGTACACGACTGGCGTGCAGGCGAATGCGAACCGGTTC
This region of Candidatus Poseidoniia archaeon genomic DNA includes:
- a CDS encoding nitrate reductase subunit alpha, which codes for MASDKLDGARWFRVAPESRTWEQFYRDRWSYDRTVRTSHSVNCSGSCSWEVFVKDGLICWELQKTDWPQINDETPNYEPRGCQRGISASWYPYSPLRPKYPYVRGVLWDYYQEARSNGQNPAAAWASIVDDPVKSETYKNARGKAGWKRVTWDEAAELAAAAQIHTIKRYGPDHLAAFSPIPAMSMVSFIGGQRWNNLMGGVMLSFYEWYHDLPHIMPMMWGDQTDVAESADWYQGTYWIVMGSNLPMTRTADAHFASEHKYNGGKITNLSPDYSDVTKFADLWVQIKEGRDGAFLNACIHVILKEYYVDRQCEYFHDYVKRYTNLPFLVVLDKEDKVYRNGRFLRASDIKAFVDEEHGEWKPLQMDSNGKLKIPTGTVGHRWEQETEGRWNLTHQDSLTGKDYDPALTLLGSKKAKEVQVAFSDFTNTYDELGQTENTGNPAIDRYRGVPAVEVETAEGKLLVTTAFDLLMGQFGVNRGLSGDYPKDYDDPEQPFTPAWQEQETGVSRDLAIRVGREWADNAEATKGKSLFITGSGILHWYHGGSLIYRAEAVMGIICGCQGNNGGGFAHYVGTEKIRNYAAIGMLGGATDWYRPPRHQNSTSWQYFHTDQWRYDGMPLDALWSPGAKSLPKHGQHSADLNHLAVRSGWLPFFPQFDKKNPLDVYKEAVADGCKTDAEITSWVARQFKDGKMDFALTDVDHKDNHPKVLTIWRGNLFGTSTRGQEYGQRYLLGTHDNVLGGERSKEMVEEIKWHDQVDAGKLDLVVNFNLRMDSSANYADIVLPTAHWYEKHDLTCSDLHSFLHPFNPAHDPPWECKTDWEGFKVLAKKFSELAADEFEGPVKEVVMTALQTDTPDEMAQPLGRVHDWRAGECEPVPGKTFPNVKVVERDYAQLYDRLTTMGPLSCQPGGYGAKGIDWDLSGVYEELKDNRQVGTKDGRPDITSAQQVSEAILRISPESDGEVSYQIFKNLEKRVGLPLADMVEHEREIAHSYVDLSSQPRRTLTSPHWSAIEAAGRTYGPWTMNVEKLKPWHTLTGRQEIYFDHEGYVDLGEALPTYKPPIDTVAIGDLQMDELKDSNAKLLRFLTPHGKWQIHSNFRDTWQMTNVFRGGPLGWLNNEDATEIGVEDNDWIEIFTNNGIQVARAVVSHTVSRGICIVYHQNERHINVPFSPLAKKRGATDLRGGGNNAPTRVMMNPATMIGGYAQFTYFINYWGTSPSERDMGVLVRKMPLTAEGKPVYQESELFKLPTEADS